Below is a genomic region from Vitis riparia cultivar Riparia Gloire de Montpellier isolate 1030 chromosome 5, EGFV_Vit.rip_1.0, whole genome shotgun sequence.
TTTGATACTGCCAAAGAAATCTGGGACATTGCAAAAGAAACTTTCTCAGACAAGGAAAACACATCTGAAATCATCCAGATTGAAGGCATCCTCCACGATTTGCGTCAAGGAAACCTTACGGTAACTGAATATTTCAATACTCTTACTCGTCTATGGCGTCAACTTGATACGTTTGAGGTTCATAACTGGAATTATGTTACAGATGGTTTGTTGTATAAAAAGATTGTCGAAGGGAAACgtgtgtttaaatttttgttaggtttgaaCAAAAATCTTGATGAAATCAGAGGAAGAATCATGGGAGTAAAACCTCTACCTAGCCTCAGAGAGGCATTCTCTGAAGTGCGTCGTGAAGAAAGTCggaaaaatctcatgatggGATCCCATCAACAACTGAATATGGCAGAAAGCTCGGCTCTTAAGACTCAATTCGCTCCTTTTGACAACcgtcaaaaaattaaaggaggtaGACCTTGGTGTGATCATTGCAGAAAGCCGGGACACTCAAGAGAAACTTGCTGGAAGATTCATGGAAAGCCAGTAGATTGGAAGCCACGTCAACCACTTGAGAAAGAAGGACGAGGCAATCATGTGGCTACCGATGAACAATCGCCACAACCTGAAGCTAGCCCTTTTAATAAGGAGCAAATGGAGATGCTTCAGAAACTACTGTCTCCTCTTTTGTCAGTACAGTCACAAACTGGCTCATCTTCCAACCAGCTCATTGGTTCCGGAACCTTGGCtcacaaaggtaattttttgagTGCCTTTACTGTTGGTAAGAAACGTAAAAAACCTTGGATCGTGGACTCaggagcatctgatcatatgacGGGAGATGCGACAATTTTTGATACATATAGCTCATGTCCAAATAATTTAACAGTCCGAATAGCAGATGGTTCACTATCAAAGGTTGCCGGAACAGGTTCAGTTGTGCTATCAAGGGATCTTACTCTCAACTCTGTTCTCCTTGTTCCTAACTTGGACTGTAATCTATTGTCAATTAGTAAACTCACTAAGGAAAAGAGGTGTATTACTAATTTTTCCTCCACTCACTATGAATTTCAGGATTTGGattcggggaagacgattggcaatgctgaggaATGCTCTGGACTCTACATCCTTAAGGAGCTCCATGATCCACAAGAACAACCTCAAATGGCAGTTGGTAGTAATTCTTTTTcggtttcatgtcaaaataacgatagtgcaattatgttgtggcactatcgcttaggtcatccaaatgttatgtatctcaagcatttatttccttcattatttcataaaaatccaaaatcctttgAGTGCGAAATCTGTCAATTATCAAAGCAAGTCCGGTCTCATTTTCCCATTCAACCCTATAAAGAGTCTAGTCCATTCTCAATGATTCATAGCGATATCTGGGGTCCGTCAAGAATAAAAGATGTAACTGGTACTAGGTGGTTTGTCTCATTCATAGATGATCACACTAGATTAACTTGGGTATttctcatgaaagaaaaatctgaaacgagtcaaattttcaaaaattttaaaaatatgattcagaCCCAATTCCagtcaaaaatacaaattctaaagtCTGATAATGCTAGGGAttatttcaactccattctAGGAGAATTTCTAGCACAAGAAGGGATAGTTCACTTAAGTTCATGTGTtgataccccacaacaaaacggaatcgctgaaaggaaaaataggcattTGTTAGAGGTGGCTAGATCACTAATGTTCTCCatgaatgttccaaaattaTTCTGGGGGCAAGCTGTCCTTACGGCAGCCTACCTCATCAATAGGATGCCGTCTAGGGTACTAAAATTCCAAACACCTTGTCAAACACTCCTAAAATCCTTTCCGACTACTCGTCTCATCTCCACCGTCCCACCCAAAATTTTCGGGTGCTCTGTTTTTGTTCATATCAATCAACAACATCGaagtaaacttgatcctaggtcactcaagtgcatctttcttaggtattcttcaaatcaaaaagggtataagtgttactctccggtcacaagaaaattctacaattcaatggatgtcacattttttgaaacCCAGCCTTACTATCCCAAAAACGATATTCAGGGGGAGAATTCAACTCAGGAATATCAATTttgggatcttgagtcattcagtgaGCCACCCATCATCACTGAAAATCACATTCCTCCAGAGTCATTTAATCAGCCCGAGTCCATTGTTGACTTGTGGGATAAGGAGCACATCCAAGAGGAAACGGAGGAAGGAGCACTTTCTCAACAAACCCATGAGGCTGAACCGGGTCCTAATCCAAGCAAACTTCCAGGTAACAATGCTCCTGATGGTACTATTGATTCCGAGttagaaaatgatattcttaATATGCCCATAGCTTGGAGGAAAGGAATTCGATCATGCACTCAACATcccattggaaattttatttcttatgataagCTATCACCTACGTTTCGTGCATTCACTTCTAGCATCACAGAGATACAAGTTCCTCGGAATATTCAGGAAGCTTTCAAGTATCCTAAGTGGAAGGCGGCAGTCGATGAGGAAGTTCGGGCGCTGGAAAAGAATGGTACGTGGGAAATTACTGACCTCCCAAGAGGTAAGAAACCAGTTGGgtgtaagtggattttcacagtaaagtacaaggcagatggtaatgTGGACAGGTATAAGGCTCGGTTGGTTGCCAAAGGATTCACCCAATCCTATGGCATTGActatcaagaaacttttgctccagttgccaaGCTCAATACTGTTCGTGTACTTTTATCCTTGGCAGTTAATCTCGATTGGTCACTTCACCAacttgatgtgaagaatgccTTCCTCAATGGTGACTTAGAGGAAGAAGTTTACATGGACATTCCTGCTGGACTTGAGACGACATCAAAATTCAACAAGGTTTGCAGACTCCGAAAATCcttgtatggtctcaaacaatctctcagggcctggtttgaacggttcactaaggtagtgaAAGGGTACGGATTCGTTCAATGTCAATctgatcacacattatttgtgaaACACTTCCCAGAAGGGAAGCTGGCAATTATCATTGTATATGTGGACGACATAATTTTGACAGGTGatcatgaagagaaaattgacttacttaaaaaattactgacaaaggaatttgagatcaaggatcTTGGAAACCTCAAGTACTTTCTCGGAATGGAGATTGCTAGGTCAAAGAAAGGTATAGCAGTCTCACAACGCAAATACGTTCTGGACTTATTGAATGAAACAGGAATGCTAGGATGCAAGCCGGCAGAAACACCTATGGATACAACTGTCAAACTGGAAGAAAGTGATGGAAGTACGCCAGTTGATAAAAGAAGATATCAATGTCTTGTGGGGAAACTCATCTATCTTTCtcatacaaggccagacatcggCTTCTCCGTTAGTgtggtaagtcaattcatgaataATCCAACCGAAAAACACATGACTGTTGTGATCAGAATATTGAGGTACCTCAAGATGACACCAGGAAAGGGTCTCTTCTTTCAAAGAACAACAAAGAAAGATATTGAGATTTtttcagatgcagattgggcaggtTCAGTGACTGATCGGAGATCAACTTCAGGctattgttcatttgtttggGGGAACTTGGTTACATGGCGAAGCAAGAAACAGTCAGTGGTAGCTCGTAGCAGTGCTGAGGCAGAATTTCGTGCTATGGCACAAGGTATCTGCGAGGGAATCTGGTTGAACAGGCTGTTAGAAGAATTACGGGTTCCATTGAAGCATCCCATGATGTTATACTGCGACAATCAAGCTGCCATCAGTATCGCTAAGAATCCAGTTCATCATGATCGAACTAAACACGTGGAGATAGATCGACactttatcaaggaaaagatTGAAGAAGGAGTTTTCAAAGTCAGCTACACTCCGACAAACTGTCAAACGACTGACATTCTCACAAAAGCTCTTGCTCGAGTTAACTTCGAAGATCTGACAGGAAAACTTGGAATGATCAACATCTACAACgcggcttgagggggagtgttggaaatcaagcccacgtcgccttccatcctgtgcgttcctccccatatttagcatcctctgtttacttccctaaattagtgaaatatactgcctttattataattgatttaggagtaattctagcaaggtagtttattcactttccatgtaagagtttattctctttccatgtaatagtttattcactttccatgtaagagtttattctctttccatgtaagggaaattccgtccggtgatagtataccagtccggaattgtctcatatctgtaggctatttatttatgctttctttcattgtaataagagtatcatagaatgaattgagtctatgttcctccatagttagtcttcaaattcttcattaaCCATGCCTCTCTCCGTTgcattaaaacaaataaatcaatggTTAGAAATGATATCGAATAATTTATGAAGGGGAAGAAAGTTCACATGCAAGGAGCGATTTAGCTCAAATGAAAGGTTTGGCCTTATATATGGGTAAGCCAAAGGAACATCTGAAGTGATTCCATGAGAAACAAACATAAAGCTCATGATTTAGCAAGCTTGATCCGGTCAAGGGGTGTGCTTCAAAGAGTCCATTACGGGGTTTCCGCTATGTCTAAGGCTTGCTTTAGTAATTTGGCctctttcaataaatttatgGGGCTACCAATAGATGGTTTGAAATTTTGGTGCTTTTGAGTAGATTGGAGCTTAGAAAGAATGGAAAGACTGTTGGGCTAGGGGtttcaaaagaatatttctGTTGGGTCTAAGTTCGAGAGACAACTTCGTAAGTTGGAATGTTCTGTTAATTATAAGTCTTAGTTAATgagaggagagaggaaaaaGTAATTAGGAATTAGCTAGTGTGTTAATGAAACTCCACATTCTTTCATAGAATGTTAGAGAGATTAATGAAGCAAATAAGCGTAAAAGTTATCAAGGCTCTAATTCAATTGCATTCAACAAACCTTGTTTGTCTTCAAGAAACAAAAGTTCAACAAATGTCAGTTCAATTGGTGAGGAGTTTAGGTGTGGTAGGTGCCTGGAATCCCCATAATAAAAGCATGAGGTCAAGTAGGGGGAATATTTGTTTTCTAGGATAACCAGGTGCTATAGCTTATTGAAATGGAAGTAGGAACTCTTTCAGTTtcctattgatttcaaaaaCTATGAGGATAACTTTATTGGGATGTTCATGAGGGTTTATGGTCCAATCTAAACGAGGAGAGGGAAAAATTATAAGCAAAATTGAGTGATATTAGAGGTCTTGGGAATGATCCATGGTGTGTGGGAGGAGATTTCAACATTATGAGATTCTCAGGGGAAAGAAGGAATTGCCAAAGAATATTTCAAAGGTTATAGAGGACCTGGAACTAAAAGATTTTCCTTTAATTAGTGCTTCATTTACTTAGTGTAGCGAGGTAAATAATAGGCTAACTTCTAGGTTGGACCAATATCTTGTTTCGAAAGATTATGAAAGCTTATTTCAGACTTTTAGCAACTTGTTCCAAAGCATTTCACCAAAACCAGTGTTAGACCATGCGCCTATCCTACTAGATGGTGGAGAAAGAACATTGGCTAAAAGAGAGATAagaacattaatttttttttctttcacaaaatAACCATTGcgaaaaaaagaaggaattttTTTGGCTAAGATATGAATGAATGACAAAACACTAACCTAGGAAGTTGACATTAAGGAAAGAGTGACAAATGCTTTTTGCATAAATCTACTTTAAGAAGAGTTAAACACCACATTCATAGTCTAGTTCCAAAGAAAGAGGGTGTAGACGCCTTGAAGGACTTTAGACTAATTAGCTTAGTAAGAGGTTTATACACACTTCTAGCAAAGGTCCGTCCTAAATAATGGACTTAAAAAAATGGTGGGTAATATAATCTCAAATTTCCAACATGCCTTCGTGCTAAGGAGACTAATTTTGGACGCCATTTTGAATGAGGCCATTAATTCTAGACTTAATTAAAGACTATTCAAGAGAGATCATTCAAAGCTTGATATTGAAAAGGCACATGTTCATGTaaattagagttttatttttgcACTATTGGAAAAAATGAGATTTGTTTCCAAGTGGATTAGATGGTACACACCTCTACATTGTGTTTCTCTATCTTAGTCAATGGGTTCCTATCAAGTTTCTTTCAAAGCTCTAGAGGTTTGCAACAAGGAGATCCGTTGTCCTTGTTGGAAAGCTTGAAGTttgaattattcaaatatttgttgATTTGAATTAGTCACCTAagtttgttaaaattaaatgttaatttatttatttttaaatcttatcAAATTAGCGGTGTTGGATATCCACCAGGTTTTTAGGATAAGATTTTTGGTTTCCTCAATTTTAATGACTCTTGAATCTTAGAGTCAATTTATAAATCTAGttgtatttcatattaaaaaaataataagatttcaatgctttctattttttcttctactCCAGCTTCAATCTTCTTATTTGTTGATCATGACAATGAAGGTTTTTTTCCACATTCTCATCAAGGCAAAAGAGGAAGGGGTTTATTGACGGCTTCTCAATTAGGGGAAGAGATGGTGTGGGGGTGGAGGTCTTTCATTTGTTATTCATGGATGATACCTTCATTCTTTACGATACTAGTAAGGAGGACCTAGAGTATTTGAGTTGGGTTTTTATGTGGTTTAAGGTAATATTAGGGCTTAAGATCAATCTGAAGAAAAACGAGTTGATTCCTATTGGGGTGGTCCCAAACATGGAGGATCTTATTGGGATTTTAAGTTGTAAAGTGAGCTTTCTCCCAACCACCTCTTTAGGCCTTCCTTTGAGAGCCCTTTTCAGGTCCTCTATGGTTTAGGATAGGATGAAAGAAAGATTTTAGAAAAAGCTTGCTTTGTGGAAGAGACAGGACGTAAACTTTGATAAAAAAACTTTGCCAACTTGTCGGTTTATTTCATGTCTCTTTTTATCACCTCAGAGAGGATAACTATTAGActagaaaatattcaaagagattttctcTAAAGGAGAACTTAGGAACATAGGCCACATTTGGTGAATTGGTTTACTGTTtgcatgaaaaaggaaaaaacggACTTAGGcataaaaaatttatccatCCTTAATAAGGCTTTTATGGGAAAATAGTGTTAGAGATTTGTAATTAAAAGGAATCCTCTTTCGAAATGAGTAACTATAGGTAAGTACGACAAGGAGAATGGTGTACTAGAGAGGCGAGGTAGGGTTATGGAATGAGGGTGTGGTAGGTAATCAAGGGTGGTTAGTAGGCTTTCAAGGATAGAACAGGTTTTAAGGTGGGTTTCTCGAAAACAGTATGAAGTTTTAGTGGGACAAGTGGCTTGGGGACATGCCTTTGAGGGAGTTTTTCCTATAACTTTATTCTATAGCCTTTTCAAAAAATGCTTGGGTGGTTGATGTATGGGATAACGATAGTTGGAGCCTTTGGAGCCTTAGGTTTAGGTTTATAAGACAGTTGCATGACTATGAATTAGAGAAGGTAAAAGCCTTTTGTGAGAGGTTGAATAAGCATTCCATTAGTATAAACACTAAAGATAATTTGGTGTTATTGGTTACAAAGAATGGTAGCTTCTCAATTAAgtatttctattctttttttttgtcaaatagaAAGACATAGTTGTTTTTTTATGGCATTGCATGTAATACTTGGGTGTTATCGAGAATTAACTTCTTTGCTTTGGAAGCAACTTAGAGCATGATTATAACTCTAGATCAGCTCAAAAAGGAGGAGTTACAAGACTCCTCACAAATACTACATTTGCAAAGAAGTTGAAGAAATAATTTACCATATTCTCCCTTATcgttcaaaaatatttttttttttgttgtagttGATTTATACTCTTTTTGGtgtgcaatgggtgatgcatTCTTCAGTTAAGGATGTTCTTTTGAGTTGgcatgagtttttttttgtagaaaagaagagaaaaaaaggctAGGAAGGTTGTTCCACTATGTTTGTTTTAGACCATTTGGAGAAAGAGAAATaggaaagtgtttttaattgtGAAATCATGGACCAAACATTTAAACAATCTTTTAAGATTAAGTTAGAGTGCCTATTGGGATTGTCCCGATCTTTGATAGACTTTGTGAATTGGTTAGGCTCAATGTAGGTTGTGGTGGTTGGTTTTTATGCTTTTGTGCCATTTGTTTAGGTCTTCTTGTTGTTTTGTATACATCGTGAATattctcttgttttttctttataatatcATCTTTActtagctatatatatatataaaagactaTTGATTTAACAATAATATGGACTTAATTACCATATGGAACCACTCCACAACGATGATCCAATTATGGATTCCTAGAGAAAAAAACTACAACATTCACGAGGGGTTCCTTCAAATTCTGTCCAATCTAAACCTTCATTTCAACGGGTTTTGATCCATGTTCAGGACTGATAAACCAAGGCTTCTCCAAATTTGTTCCTATATGATGGATTAAAGGTCAAGACTGCAACTCTTAATTCCCATTAATCTCTTCATCACCAGTAGATCAACACCTTTAAGGAATCTTCATCCTATACTAAAGCCTATGCCCCATTACCAAGAAATGTTTATATTGCAGTTCTAGAACctcaattattaaataagatatCAGACAATTATAAGATTTGACATAGAAGCAGTTTATACCAGCAACATgcattattttcttcctttaagGAGAAACATTGTTCAAAAGGAAGGCACCAAGATAGACAATAATGAAAAGACATAAACGGTACATGGATTAGGGTCCACTTTTATCATTTAGCAGAATATACCAAAATGGATCAAGCATAACTGCAAAAGAGGAAGCACCCAGGTTTTCGGGTGTTTGTTGTGGATAAACTTTAACAGCATAAGAACAGAAACAACCATAGAAACTATAAATACTCACATTGTTGGAGAAATCCTtgtattgatttttgtttttctttttgatggGTAATTCTTTGTCGCCATTGAGACTTGAAtctggaacctcccacaaacccttccCATCCCTTTATACCACTTGAGTCAGGCCTTAAGGACCAATCCTtgtattgattttgaatttcctTCATCAATATTTGATTGGCAATGGTCGATAGGAAGATATTTTCGTGGACTAGAGGATGAGATGAGAAGGGGAAAGAAGTGGTTTGCGGTTGAGTCGAAGACGTTTGAGGTTTCAGTAGAGGAAGCCAGAGGGAAGATACGAGGTACCATTGTGGAAAGGAGTAGAGGTTTATCCTCCTGGATCAGATTTGGGGTGATAAGTTTGAGAAAGTTTTTGGAAGGTCTTGAAGAATGTTGTAgggaggaaaggaaaggaagtttAGCTAAAGTGTGGGAGGAAGATGGTAGAAAGTTTAAAGTGGAAATACGCGAAAATGGGGCGGAGAGATACATTCTCTGTTCTATTATTGATGTGGAGTCTAAGAGGTTTTGTTTAGTGGTCCCTGAAGGTAAGGGTTTGCTAGGAGGTTGGGTCTTGTTTGCTGAGAAACTTAGGGATTTAGGGGTAGTAATGCAATAGAAAGTAAAGTTGGAAGAAGCTTTACAAGGTGCGTCAAAGTTGAAATGgtgataatagaaaaaaaaaaaaaaaaactgccaTGGAAAGAAAGTGGAGGATGAGAAGAAGTCTTTTGTGGATGTGACCAAGGAGCCGGTTGGAAGGCAAAGAGATGCTTTATGGCTTCAAGTTGGAGGGAGATGATTGAGGAATTGGGAGAAGGGACTGGGCAGGTGCCTTGTTGGAAGATGGGATATCGGGTCAGTGAGGGAGTTGGAGTTGCAGTCGGTTAGAAAATGGGGGGAACACAGTTGGAACATAAGACTCTTCATTTGAAAAGGGCTTCTCCAACCTCTCCACATCCTCCACTTTCAACCTTTCAAAAATTAAGCCATTTATACTAGGCTTCTAGTCACCAGGATCTATCAACTGTTCTTGAAAATTTCTGTCAACCTCTTCTTTGATTTCACTTTCCTCAGTTAAACACCTTTCATTTACCTTTATTCTATTCGGTTGATTCCTTTTTATGTGAGCATTtgccattttatgaaaaaacttggtGTTTATGTTTCCCTCTTTCAACCAGATTTCCCTAGACTTTTGTTTCCATGACACTTCTTCCAATAAGGCATCCTTCCTagcctcttcttcttcccttgACAGAGAACGACCCATCTCTTCCTTATCCCAGTAATCTATTAAAATCCACGTTTTCTGCTTCTCGCAGTCAATCTGACCAAAAACCTCTTTATTCCAGCTTCTTAACAACGATTTTAAAGCCTTTAATTTTTCAGTCAAGATGAAACTAGCAAATCCGCTCACTTGAATCCCTTCCCACCACTGTCTTAGCATATCTTTAAAGCCCTTACttttcagccacatattctcaaatctaaaaggcGTGGGTCCTCTCCTCATTCCTCCCCCATCTAGAAGAATCGGGGCATGATCAGAAACCGGCCTAGCCAAAACCGTTTGGACTGTCCCCTGGAAATGAGCTTCCCACTCCTCAGAAATAAGGAATCGATCAATTCTTGACTTTGTTCAATTATTGAGACCTCCATACCACATGAACACTCTCCCCCTCTCCCCTTGAAGAGGCAAGTCCCTTAAATCTAACTCCTCGACCACCTCTAAAAATCTCCTCATTGCCTAGGACAATTAACCTCTTTTGCTCCTCTCAGAGGGGAATCTAATCATGTTGAAATCTCCTGCTACGCACCATGGTTCATTCCATAACCCTCTAATTGCCCCCAGCTCATTCCAAAATTCTTCTCTCTCGACTTTCACTGTGGGCCCATAAACTCCTCAGAAACACCAACAAAAACCATCCTCACAATTCTTAAATCGGTAAGAAATAGTAATTTTTCCCACATCCATCTCCTCTAATTGCAATAGCCTGTTAtcccaaaacaccaaaactcCCCCACCTGCCTCCCTGGAATTTGAAACCCCCCATTCCAAGTATCTTCCAACCCTAAGGCTTTTGACCAAACCATTCAACATCTCTTGGATTTTTGTTTCCTGGAGACACACTAAGTCGACCTTTTGTGATTTAATCACATcctttattaattttctcttttccctaTCGTTTGTCCCCCTTACATTCCACGACAGAATTCTTAGCTTCATCTAACAGCCTCTTGATGGTCCTAATCCCCTTCTATTCCACCATAATTCACTAACCACTCAAGTTTCTTTAACTCCCAATCAAATTTCGAAAGTCTCTGACCTTTCCTCTTTTTACCGGTGACCATCTCAgaacaatcatttttttcctttattctgTTGAGGAGTTTCAAGATCTCTATTTCAAAGCCCTCTATAGGCATTCCCAAGCACTGGAAAAATCTTGCTAGACAACTATATCTCCAAGActcgtcatcatcatcatctttctCAGCCTTGTCGTCTCTCCCCTCTtctaacaaaaaagaaataccTGCTCCCATCAGATCGTCCATTTCTTCCGCCAGACACACTCTCAATGGAGTAAAGTTTAACTTCTCTTCACTTTCCTTTACCACGACGTCAATACCACACTTCTCCTCCAACGCATTCACAGCCCCCTCCCCCCAAGAAAATAGATGAAGAAGAGACCCGTCCTCCCCAAAAGCAAACCGCTGAAGGCTTAAGAGTGGAATACCTGACATTTTCCTCCATCAGCCACTCGTCTGCAAAGGAAGCCCTTCCATTCTCACTTCTCTCCGCTGCAACAAAACTCTCACCAGGCAGGAGTTGTTTTTCGAACCAGTTCACTGAGGGTGACCGACCGAAAGAAAC
It encodes:
- the LOC117914170 gene encoding uncharacterized protein LOC117914170, giving the protein MGVKPLPSLREAFSEVRREESRKNLMMGSHQQLNMAESSALKTQFAPFDNRQKIKGGRPWCDHCRKPGHSRETCWKIHGKPVDWKPRQPLEKEGRGNHVATDEQSPQPEASPFNKEQMEMLQKLLSPLLSVQSQTGSSSNQLIGSGTLAHKGFGFGEDDWQC